In Methanoregula sp., the sequence CCCGATCACTCAACTTTGCGGGATGCTACAAGGATCTTGGAATCAAGCCTCCGATGTGGCAGAGTGTCAACCAGACATTTGTTTTTGCCATCTCGCACCGGGATTTTTCATCAATCAGCCGCAATATTCAAATCGGGGGTCTGGAAATTTATGCAGACTATCTTCTCGAACGGGTATTCCTGGCATTGGTGGATAATGTCCTGAGGCATGCAAAGACGGCAACTGAGGTGGCCATGCACTATCATGAGACCCCTGGCGGGCTCACGCTCGTTTTTGAGGACAATGGTACCGGTATTCCGGATAACAGAAAAGAGGCCATATTTGAACGCGGAAGTGGTTCATATAAAGGCATGGAATTGTTCCTGGTACAAGAGATCCTCTCTATCACCGGCATCACGATCAAAGAGACCGGTCAATATGGCAAAGGGGCCCGCTTTGAAATCCTGGTACCGAAAGGAGCATACCGGTTTGCCGCCACAACCTGAAGAACCCGATAAAAAAAAGACCGGGGGAGATTTCCCCACCCACGATAACCCGGTCACCCCCATACCGGCTCCATTTCATCCCCCGATCCGGATATATCCAGACCGGCAGGGGCATCTTTTTCAGGGCATTTCCCGCAAAAACAGGATCTATCCATGCCGGTCGTATCCCTGTTGAAATAACCTTATCAGGTAAAAGCCCTACACAAGCATATCGGATACAGCAGGTGTCTCATTGGCTGATCGCAATTCGGCGGGACAGGAGAATTTAAAATCACTCACTAGCCCTGCCAACGTTCTTCAGGTCGCCTTCATCGTTGCTATCCTCATTGCCCTTTATTTTATCAGCACAGTAAATTTCCTCCTCTTTCATGGGATCGTTGAACTCGCGGGTATCGCGGTTGCCTTCTCAATCTTCATCATCGTCTGGAATACCCGCAGGGATGTCAACGATGCATTTTTCCTGATAGTAGGCATCTCATTTTTCTTTATCGGGTGTATCGATCTCGTTCACACGCTTGCGTACAAGGGAATGGGAGTATTTCCCGGCAACAACGCCGACCTCCCCACCCAGCTCTGGATCGTGGCACGGTACTTCCAGAGTATCACGTTCCTTGTCGCAACCTTCTTTATCGGGAGATCCATAACCCGAGACCGGAAGTACGATGTGGGTATCATCATTGCAGCCTGCACCGCCGCATGCACCTTCCTGTTCGCCAGCATCTTTGTCTGGCAGAACTTCCCGCACTGTTTCATCGAGGGCAGTGGGCTCACCCCGTTCAAGATCGTGAGCGAATACATCATTTCGCTCATCCTCGTTGCCACCATTGGTATCCTGTACCTGAAACGGGAGCACTTCGATCCCACGGTCTGGAAGTTCCTCATCGCTGCGCAGGTATTCCTCATCCCTGGTGAACTGGCGTTTTCAACCTACATCTCGGTATACGGGTTCACAAACATGCTCGGCCACCTGTTCTGTCTCATCTCGGTCTACCTCTTCTACCGGGCGTTCGTCGTAGTCGCCCTGACCCGGCCGTATGATCTCCTCCTTCACGAACTCAAGGTAAACGATGATGCGCTGCGGGATAGCGAGGCAAAGAACAGGGCAATTTATGAGGGTTCAAACGACGCCGTCATGCTCCTGACCGAGAAGGGTTTTTTTGACTGCAATCCCCGCACATTACAGATGTTTGGTCTGAGAAGCAGAGAAGAATTTGTACACTATCATCCGGCTGAACTATCCCCGCCGACCCAGCCGGATGGACGTCCGTCTTTGGAGGCTGCAATGGGACACATCCAGGCAGCATTCCGGAACGGTATTGACCGGTTCGAATGGATGCACCGCCGGAAAAATGGTGAGGATTTCCCGGCTGAAGTACTCCTCTCTGCTTGTAATTATGGTAAGAAACGAGTCCTGCAGGCAACAGTCCGGGACATCACCGATCGGAAAATGACAGATGATGCCCTGAAGCGCTCCGAACGCCATCTTGCCGATATCATCAATTTCCTGCCGGATGCAACATTCGTCATTGACCGGAACAGGACCGTCATTGCGTGGAATAAGGCGATGGAAGAGATGACCGGTGTTCCCGCAGGGCAGATGCTCGGAAAAGGGGATCATGAATATGCCATCCCGTTCTACGGACACCGCCGGCCGATCCTGATAGATCTTGCCTTGATGCCGGATGAGGAGATAGAGAAGAACTATTACCATATTATCCAAAAAGAAGGAGATCTCCTCATCGCAGAAACGGATCTCTCGAGGCCGATGGGGAAGATCGTCAACCTGTGGGGAAAGGCGACCCCATTGTATGACGATAAAGGGAACAAGGTTGGCGCAATCGAATCGATCCGGGACGTGACCGATCGCAAGCAGGCAGAACTTGCATTACGTCAGTCCGAGGATAAGTACCGGACCCTTTTCGAGAACAGCGGAAGCCCGCTGATGATCATTGACGAGGATACCACCATCCTGCTCGTGAACCGTAAGTTCGAAAACATCAGCGGCTATACCAAGGAGGAGATTGAAGGCAGGAAGAGCTGGACAGAGTTTGTCGCCGATACCGGAGATCTGGAGAGGATGAAGGAATATCACCGGCTCCGAAGGGTCAGCCCTGAACTCGCCCCGGTAACCTATGAGTCCCGGATAATCATGAGAACGGGGGATATCCGGAATATGATTGTCACTGTTGCGATGATCCCCGCAACAAAGCAGAGTCTCGCGGCCCTTGTCGATATCACCGACCATAAGAGGGCCGAGGAGGCATTGCGCAGGAGCGAAGAGCGGTTCCGGGAAATCTTTGACAATTCCAATGATGCCATTTATCTGGTTGCCTCACCCAAAGACGGGTCCGTGGGCACGAATATTGCGGTAAATCGCAAGGCGGTTGAGATGCTCGGGTACAGCGAGCGTGAATTTATGAAGATGACGCCCCGTGACATCCACGATCCTGCGACACTGTCGGATGTTCTGAACGTACAGGAGATGCTGGCCGGTACGGGACATGTCATAATCCAGACAAACCACCGGGCAAAAGATGGCAGGATCATCCCTGTAGAGCTCTCCATCCACCGGTTCTTACTTGGAGAGGAGATGGTTAGCCTTGTCGTAGCCCGGGATATTACCGAACGTAAAAAGGCTGATGAGGCACTGCACACGAGCGAAGAGCGCTTCCGGGGCATTGCCAGCAACCTCCCGGGAATTGTCTACCAGTTCTATGCCCGGGACACCGGTGAATGGGGCATGTATTTTGTTGACGGACGTTCCCGGGATGTCTACGGCCTGAACCCTGAACCGCTGGATACCTGGTACGAGCGTTATGCCTCCTGTATTGCACCTGAAGATCGACAACGATGGGTTGAATCAATTAATGATGTTGTCATTAAGGTTGCCCCCTGGGATTTCGAAGGCAGATTCATCAAACCTACGGGGGAAGAGATGTATATCCGGGGTCTCTCGCAACCCGTCAGGTTACAGAACGAAACGGTCTGGAACGGGATATTGCTCGACATCACCGAGCGCAGGAAGGCAGAAGAAGAACTCAGGCGACTTTACACTGAGCTGGAGCAGCGGGTTGCCGAACGAACGGCGGATCTCAGACAGGCGCAGGATGCGTTCCGGCAGGCTAATGAAAAACTCAACCTGTTAAGCTCGATCACGCGGCACGACATCCTCAACCAGCTTATGGCCCTGAGCGGATTTCTGGAACTTTCAAGGATGAAGATACATGATGATGCAGTGGGAGAGTATATCCGGAAAGCCCAGCACGCTGCCGTTACGATCGGACGTCATATCTCGTTTACGAAACAGTACCAGGATATCGGGGTAAAATCCCCGGTCTGGCAGAATGTGCGGGAATGTGTTGAGAAGCCGGTGACCGATCTTTTGCCTGCATCGGTAACCTGCACGGTGGATCTGGATGAAATTGAGATTTATGCAGATCCCCTCTTTGAAAAAGTCCTCTATACACTGGTTGACAATACCCTCAGGCACGGAGAGCGGGTAACATTGATCCGGTTTTCCTACCGGATGTCCGATACCGGGGAACTGATCCTG encodes:
- a CDS encoding PAS domain S-box protein, whose amino-acid sequence is MADRNSAGQENLKSLTSPANVLQVAFIVAILIALYFISTVNFLLFHGIVELAGIAVAFSIFIIVWNTRRDVNDAFFLIVGISFFFIGCIDLVHTLAYKGMGVFPGNNADLPTQLWIVARYFQSITFLVATFFIGRSITRDRKYDVGIIIAACTAACTFLFASIFVWQNFPHCFIEGSGLTPFKIVSEYIISLILVATIGILYLKREHFDPTVWKFLIAAQVFLIPGELAFSTYISVYGFTNMLGHLFCLISVYLFYRAFVVVALTRPYDLLLHELKVNDDALRDSEAKNRAIYEGSNDAVMLLTEKGFFDCNPRTLQMFGLRSREEFVHYHPAELSPPTQPDGRPSLEAAMGHIQAAFRNGIDRFEWMHRRKNGEDFPAEVLLSACNYGKKRVLQATVRDITDRKMTDDALKRSERHLADIINFLPDATFVIDRNRTVIAWNKAMEEMTGVPAGQMLGKGDHEYAIPFYGHRRPILIDLALMPDEEIEKNYYHIIQKEGDLLIAETDLSRPMGKIVNLWGKATPLYDDKGNKVGAIESIRDVTDRKQAELALRQSEDKYRTLFENSGSPLMIIDEDTTILLVNRKFENISGYTKEEIEGRKSWTEFVADTGDLERMKEYHRLRRVSPELAPVTYESRIIMRTGDIRNMIVTVAMIPATKQSLAALVDITDHKRAEEALRRSEERFREIFDNSNDAIYLVASPKDGSVGTNIAVNRKAVEMLGYSEREFMKMTPRDIHDPATLSDVLNVQEMLAGTGHVIIQTNHRAKDGRIIPVELSIHRFLLGEEMVSLVVARDITERKKADEALHTSEERFRGIASNLPGIVYQFYARDTGEWGMYFVDGRSRDVYGLNPEPLDTWYERYASCIAPEDRQRWVESINDVVIKVAPWDFEGRFIKPTGEEMYIRGLSQPVRLQNETVWNGILLDITERRKAEEELRRLYTELEQRVAERTADLRQAQDAFRQANEKLNLLSSITRHDILNQLMALSGFLELSRMKIHDDAVGEYIRKAQHAAVTIGRHISFTKQYQDIGVKSPVWQNVRECVEKPVTDLLPASVTCTVDLDEIEIYADPLFEKVLYTLVDNTLRHGERVTLIRFSYRMSDTGELILLYDDNGVGIRADDKERIFERGFGKHTGFGLFLAREILAITGITIRETGTEETGARFEIAVPKGAYRFKGTT